From Streptomyces durmitorensis, a single genomic window includes:
- a CDS encoding discoidin domain-containing protein yields the protein MSDRARRLVAPVTAPQTTPVPQAPAVAPVLPGRADTDRPHVRASGPQQQDGNGQPCAWCTTPNRPDRHFYSRCAMPLAERGQRTPTRLRPWWRRLLGPGRQETPWAGDRPRLRRVFDRIGTWITAAVVVTTLVLAAVNLPDGIQATRDHFAKRAPAAPDQIRSSHAYAGHGAKLAFDKLNNTWWGPGVAQSGQGEWIEVGFARPTRLLDVIITPGVSPRADQLGKSALPHRVKATITKKDGGATPRELSLDPGAGSQRRAFRVGEVTRVRFTIESAHAASAKKQVAIAEIELFGRSDGSRT from the coding sequence GTGTCAGATCGCGCCCGACGCCTCGTCGCCCCCGTCACGGCTCCGCAGACCACTCCCGTGCCGCAGGCCCCGGCGGTGGCCCCCGTCCTCCCCGGACGGGCCGACACCGACCGCCCGCACGTGCGCGCATCCGGCCCCCAGCAGCAGGACGGCAACGGACAGCCGTGCGCGTGGTGCACCACTCCCAACCGCCCCGACCGTCATTTCTACAGCCGCTGTGCGATGCCGCTGGCCGAGCGCGGCCAACGTACGCCCACGCGTCTCCGCCCCTGGTGGCGTCGCCTACTCGGCCCCGGCCGCCAGGAGACTCCGTGGGCGGGTGACCGCCCCCGCCTGCGCCGCGTGTTCGACCGCATCGGCACCTGGATCACCGCAGCCGTCGTCGTCACCACACTCGTCCTCGCCGCGGTGAATCTCCCCGACGGCATCCAGGCCACGCGCGACCACTTCGCCAAGCGCGCTCCGGCCGCGCCGGACCAGATCCGGTCCTCACACGCGTACGCCGGCCATGGAGCGAAGCTCGCCTTCGACAAGCTCAACAACACGTGGTGGGGGCCGGGGGTCGCGCAATCGGGCCAGGGCGAGTGGATCGAGGTGGGCTTCGCCCGGCCGACCCGCCTGCTCGACGTCATCATCACGCCGGGCGTCTCGCCCCGCGCCGACCAGCTCGGCAAGTCCGCCCTGCCGCACCGCGTCAAGGCCACGATCACCAAGAAGGACGGCGGGGCCACGCCCCGGGAGCTCTCCCTGGACCCGGGCGCGGGCAGCCAGCGCCGGGCGTTCCGCGTCGGCGAGGTCACCCGGGTCCGGTTCACCATCGAGTCGGCCCATGCCGCGTCCGCGAAGAAGCAGGTGGCGATCGCCGAGATCGAGCTCTTCGGCCGGTCCGACGGCAGCCGGACCTGA
- a CDS encoding winged helix-turn-helix transcriptional regulator, with product MTTDAFLADCRARLAFDLLSNTWNAVVLWALRDGPRRPAELREQIGGISSKVLTETLRRLQFSGLVDRRARHGTPSRVEYQLTDLGRTLLAPIDAFGAWAFEYGDEVMAAQEAACSASPEPQPVAKVRPRRGSSRSQ from the coding sequence GTGACGACTGACGCCTTCCTCGCCGACTGCCGTGCCCGCCTCGCCTTCGACCTGCTCTCCAACACCTGGAACGCCGTGGTGCTCTGGGCGCTGCGCGACGGCCCCAGGCGTCCGGCCGAACTACGGGAGCAGATCGGAGGCATCAGCTCCAAGGTTCTCACCGAGACTCTGCGACGGCTGCAGTTCAGCGGCCTGGTCGACCGGCGGGCACGCCACGGGACACCGTCACGGGTCGAGTATCAACTCACCGATCTGGGCCGGACCTTGCTGGCACCCATCGATGCCTTCGGCGCATGGGCCTTCGAGTACGGCGATGAGGTCATGGCCGCGCAGGAAGCAGCGTGCAGCGCTTCCCCGGAGCCTCAGCCCGTGGCCAAGGTGCGGCCGAGGAGGGGGAGCAGCCGGTCCCAGTGA
- a CDS encoding NAD(P)-dependent oxidoreductase has protein sequence MNNTTDTPINVIGLGRMGQALAGAFLKAGHPTTVWNRTASKADQLVAAGAQLAPTVGDALTAGSLTIICVTDYPAMYELLGAGDVALDGTTLVNLTSGDSAQARDAARWAEERGARYLDGAIMAIPQVIGTDQAVILHSGPQQDFEAHRSTLDALGTVTHLGADHGLASLYDVAGLAMMWSVLNAWLQGTALLRTAGVDAATYAPFAQQIAAGVAEWLPGYAEQIDSGSFPAEVSALETDAAAMAHLIEESEAAGVNTELPKLIKAMADRSIAAGHGGEQYPVLIEEFGRSRES, from the coding sequence ATGAACAACACAACGGATACACCCATTAACGTCATCGGACTCGGTCGGATGGGCCAGGCACTCGCCGGTGCGTTCCTGAAGGCCGGGCATCCCACCACCGTGTGGAACCGTACGGCCTCCAAGGCGGACCAACTGGTGGCCGCGGGCGCACAATTGGCGCCGACGGTCGGCGACGCGCTCACGGCAGGTTCTCTGACGATCATCTGCGTCACCGACTACCCGGCCATGTACGAGCTGCTCGGCGCGGGCGATGTCGCCCTGGACGGCACCACGTTGGTCAACCTGACCTCGGGCGACTCGGCCCAGGCCCGGGACGCCGCCCGATGGGCCGAGGAGCGCGGCGCCCGATACCTGGACGGCGCGATCATGGCCATCCCGCAGGTGATCGGGACGGACCAGGCGGTGATTCTGCACAGTGGGCCGCAGCAGGACTTCGAGGCACACAGGTCCACACTCGACGCGCTCGGCACCGTCACCCACCTCGGCGCGGACCATGGGCTCGCGTCCCTGTACGACGTGGCCGGCCTGGCCATGATGTGGAGCGTCCTGAACGCCTGGCTCCAGGGCACTGCCCTGCTCAGGACGGCCGGTGTCGACGCCGCGACGTACGCGCCGTTCGCACAGCAGATCGCTGCCGGGGTGGCCGAATGGCTGCCCGGGTACGCCGAGCAGATCGACAGCGGTTCCTTCCCGGCCGAGGTGTCGGCCCTGGAGACCGACGCGGCGGCGATGGCGCACCTGATCGAGGAGAGCGAGGCGGCGGGTGTCAACACCGAACTGCCGAAGCTGATCAAGGCGATGGCCGACCGCTCCATCGCCGCCGGTCATGGCGGGGAGCAGTATCCCGTGCTGATCGAGGAGTTCGGCAGGTCACGCGAGAGCTGA
- a CDS encoding dienelactone hydrolase family protein → MSTKTVQIPTTDGRADAFVAFPDRGERHPGVLLYPDVFGPRPEMEQKARELAEHGYYVLVPNLFYRHGPAPVIDLPDHISNDVRPEIFARLMPLVEAHTTERILRDADAYLGFLTTQPEVSAGPVGVVGYCMGAALAMRTATAHPGQVAAVAGFHPGFLVTEAPDSPHRLVSALTAQVHIGLAEGDLTPEAISELNKALDAAGVGYTTEIYPDTAHGFTMSDTDAFSPSALQRHWDRLLPLLGRTLATG, encoded by the coding sequence TTGTCCACCAAGACAGTGCAGATTCCCACCACGGACGGCCGGGCCGACGCCTTCGTCGCCTTCCCCGACCGCGGCGAGCGGCACCCGGGTGTGCTGCTCTACCCGGATGTCTTCGGCCCGCGGCCCGAGATGGAGCAGAAGGCCCGCGAACTGGCCGAGCACGGGTACTACGTGCTCGTCCCCAACCTCTTCTACCGGCACGGCCCGGCACCGGTGATCGACCTTCCCGACCACATAAGCAATGACGTCCGGCCCGAGATCTTCGCCCGGCTCATGCCGCTGGTCGAGGCTCACACCACCGAACGCATCCTGCGCGACGCCGACGCCTACCTCGGGTTCCTCACCACGCAGCCCGAGGTCAGCGCCGGACCGGTCGGCGTGGTCGGCTACTGCATGGGCGCCGCGTTGGCGATGCGCACCGCGACGGCCCATCCCGGCCAGGTGGCCGCCGTCGCCGGGTTCCACCCCGGCTTCCTGGTCACCGAAGCACCCGACAGCCCCCACCGCCTCGTCTCGGCGCTCACCGCCCAGGTCCACATCGGCCTCGCGGAAGGAGACCTGACGCCCGAGGCCATCAGCGAGCTGAACAAGGCCTTGGACGCCGCAGGTGTCGGCTACACCACCGAGATCTACCCCGACACCGCCCACGGCTTCACCATGTCCGACACCGACGCCTTCAGCCCTTCCGCACTCCAGCGTCACTGGGACCGGCTGCTCCCCCTCCTCGGCCGCACCTTGGCCACGGGCTGA
- a CDS encoding alpha/beta hydrolase family protein, translating into MTDTNTDAGTDSDALGSPTPVLSFSPVVLPVPGRPVDLQLRVTAPATGTGLPVILLSHGHGNSNHLSSLHGYGPLADLWAELGFVVIQPTHLSSKTLSHLHADTPEAPLFWRSRAEDMSRILDRLDVIEGAVPQLAGRMDHDSVAVAGHSLGGFTAALLLGARVTDPDDVQQADLFEPRIKQGVLLAAPGRGGDILTGAMAELFPVFRSTDFSRMTTPALVVAGDKDDSRHFTEMGPDWHADPYHLAPGPKTLLSLVDAEHGLGGISGYDAAETTDENPERVAALGRLTAAYLRTQFREGDNAWQEAQDALTTGPGAVGRVESK; encoded by the coding sequence GTGACCGACACCAACACCGACGCCGGAACCGACAGCGACGCCCTAGGCTCGCCCACCCCCGTGCTCTCCTTCAGCCCAGTGGTGCTGCCGGTGCCCGGACGCCCCGTCGACCTTCAACTGCGCGTCACCGCGCCCGCGACCGGCACCGGCCTGCCGGTCATCCTCCTCTCCCACGGACACGGCAACTCGAACCACCTCTCCTCGCTCCACGGCTACGGCCCGCTCGCCGACCTCTGGGCGGAACTCGGCTTCGTCGTCATCCAGCCCACCCACCTCAGCTCCAAGACGCTCAGCCACCTCCACGCGGACACCCCCGAAGCACCCCTGTTCTGGCGCTCACGCGCCGAGGACATGTCCCGCATCCTCGACCGGCTCGACGTGATCGAGGGCGCCGTGCCGCAGCTCGCCGGGCGCATGGACCACGACAGCGTCGCCGTGGCCGGACACTCGCTCGGCGGCTTCACCGCTGCCCTCCTGCTGGGTGCCCGGGTCACCGACCCCGACGACGTACAACAGGCAGATCTCTTCGAACCCCGGATCAAGCAGGGTGTACTGCTGGCTGCCCCCGGCAGGGGAGGCGACATCCTGACCGGAGCCATGGCCGAGCTGTTCCCGGTCTTCCGGAGCACCGACTTCTCCCGGATGACCACGCCCGCGCTCGTCGTCGCCGGTGACAAGGACGACTCGCGGCACTTCACGGAGATGGGTCCGGACTGGCACGCCGATCCGTACCACCTCGCTCCCGGCCCCAAGACGCTGCTCTCCCTGGTCGACGCGGAGCACGGACTGGGCGGGATCAGCGGGTACGACGCCGCCGAGACCACCGACGAGAACCCCGAGCGAGTCGCCGCGCTCGGACGGCTCACGGCGGCCTACCTCCGCACCCAGTTCCGCGAGGGTGACAACGCCTGGCAAGAGGCGCAGGACGCGCTGACCACCGGCCCTGGAGCCGTTGGGCGAGTCGAGTCCAAGTAG
- a CDS encoding helix-turn-helix transcriptional regulator codes for MSRPTGRVLTLLELLQSGGTRTMAELAERLGVDARTVRRYVHQLTDLDVPVEAVRGRYGGYRLAPGHRLPPLMLGDDEAIAVLLGLVAGRRAGLMTATATASETATAKIRRVLPERLARRVDSVLESLAFTEPPGELATPDGEVLLTIADAVRHRRPVSIRYTDRDGRRSGRTLHPYGVVAHSGRWYVTGADPEIAEDRTFRLDRITDARALPGSFDAPDGPDPTQRVLTGFATAAYRHEVTLRIHGTVEQIRARLPASVARVEAPASAAGTDPATEDWLRVEVRAERLDWLPPVLASLDRPFVVERPDELRDLVIAFSDRLAERARRT; via the coding sequence ATGTCCCGACCCACCGGCCGTGTGCTCACCCTCCTGGAGCTGCTTCAGTCGGGCGGCACCCGGACGATGGCCGAACTCGCCGAGCGACTCGGCGTCGACGCACGCACCGTGCGTCGGTACGTGCATCAGCTGACCGATCTCGACGTGCCCGTCGAGGCCGTACGCGGCCGCTACGGCGGCTACCGCCTCGCACCCGGTCATCGGCTGCCTCCGCTCATGCTCGGCGACGACGAGGCGATCGCCGTGCTGCTCGGCCTGGTCGCCGGCCGACGAGCGGGGCTGATGACGGCGACAGCCACCGCGAGCGAGACGGCAACGGCCAAGATCCGGCGGGTGCTGCCCGAGCGCCTCGCCCGCCGGGTCGACTCGGTCCTGGAGTCCCTCGCCTTCACGGAACCACCCGGCGAGCTCGCCACCCCGGACGGGGAGGTCCTGCTCACGATCGCCGATGCGGTGCGCCACCGCCGACCGGTCTCGATCAGATACACCGACCGCGACGGCCGGCGCAGCGGCCGCACCCTGCACCCGTACGGGGTCGTGGCCCACTCGGGCCGGTGGTACGTCACCGGGGCGGACCCCGAGATCGCCGAGGACCGGACCTTCCGGCTCGACCGCATCACGGACGCCAGGGCTCTGCCCGGGTCGTTCGACGCACCCGACGGACCGGACCCGACGCAGCGCGTCCTGACCGGGTTCGCCACGGCGGCGTACCGGCATGAGGTGACCTTGCGGATCCACGGGACGGTCGAGCAGATCCGCGCCCGGCTTCCCGCGAGCGTCGCGCGCGTGGAGGCGCCCGCGTCCGCGGCGGGCACGGATCCTGCGACCGAGGACTGGCTGCGCGTCGAAGTACGGGCGGAGCGGCTCGACTGGCTGCCTCCGGTGCTCGCCTCCCTCGACCGGCCGTTCGTCGTCGAACGCCCCGACGAACTGCGCGACCTCGTCATCGCGTTCTCGGACCGCCTCGCCGAACGCGCCCGTCGAACCTGA
- a CDS encoding MarR family transcriptional regulator yields the protein MTTTAPAPAPIPAPTTNGRVIALAHYAGRALLEGVLARHGATFHQSVTIRTLAVAGESMDRDELVAEVDGYLKIGESVVRGVVEELTAAKLLEGDPAQASRLRLTDAGRELHDTTGAETAEISARLYAGIPAEDLAVAGRVLELITERANAELAGA from the coding sequence ATGACCACCACCGCACCCGCACCAGCACCCATACCCGCACCCACAACCAACGGCCGGGTCATCGCCCTGGCGCACTACGCCGGGCGTGCCCTCCTGGAGGGTGTACTGGCCCGCCACGGCGCCACCTTCCACCAGAGTGTGACGATCCGGACCCTCGCGGTCGCGGGAGAGTCCATGGACCGCGACGAGCTCGTCGCGGAGGTGGACGGGTACCTGAAGATCGGCGAGTCGGTCGTGCGCGGTGTCGTCGAGGAGCTGACGGCGGCGAAACTGCTGGAAGGGGACCCGGCGCAGGCGTCCCGGCTGCGGCTCACGGACGCCGGACGGGAACTGCACGACACCACCGGCGCCGAGACCGCCGAGATCTCCGCCCGGCTGTACGCGGGCATTCCGGCCGAGGACCTCGCGGTCGCGGGCCGCGTGCTCGAGCTGATCACGGAGCGTGCGAACGCCGAGTTGGCAGGGGCCTGA
- a CDS encoding glutaredoxin domain-containing protein, with the protein MMRAWKLPMLFVLCGALVATGQAFSGSPGAAAAFVLVFALLAAVYSPLVFPRSISAAEARRRSAVDGRPVVFWRPGCTYCLRLRLRLGRGARQLHWVDIWRDPDGAATVREANDGNETVPTVVVAGRPHVNPDPAWVREQLSPSE; encoded by the coding sequence ATGATGCGCGCCTGGAAATTGCCGATGCTGTTCGTGCTCTGCGGCGCACTCGTCGCGACGGGGCAGGCCTTCAGTGGGAGCCCCGGGGCGGCCGCCGCGTTCGTGCTGGTGTTCGCGCTGCTCGCAGCCGTGTACTCGCCGCTGGTGTTCCCGAGGTCGATCAGTGCGGCGGAGGCGCGACGCCGCAGCGCGGTCGATGGCCGGCCGGTCGTCTTCTGGCGGCCCGGCTGCACGTACTGCCTGCGGCTGCGCCTCCGATTGGGGCGCGGTGCCCGCCAGTTGCACTGGGTCGACATCTGGCGTGACCCGGATGGAGCGGCGACGGTGAGGGAAGCCAACGACGGCAATGAGACGGTGCCGACGGTCGTCGTGGCAGGCCGACCCCACGTCAACCCCGATCCTGCATGGGTGCGCGAACAGCTCTCGCCTTCCGAATGA
- a CDS encoding FG-GAP repeat domain-containing protein: protein MLRKRLRLIATPVAAVALTLTAAGHQASAAQAPATGSAARSGDAAATAPCLADATTLVGDLDGDRRPDRIANPGHTGTRMTVQWGAADGSFGSKQAASKLLGAKTGEVTSAAVADFQNDGTLDIVVNLVTPAGGDDPATARVSEYRQGPLKRANLGSAHSRHSDIGDMGEAKQLRIANYGDDAYPDLAILNNSGDGSLDRDVRLSGPGTGPGDFDYELAMKYGQRGTPAEPPTMPTDGWKHFYKSCS, encoded by the coding sequence ATGCTTCGCAAGCGCTTACGCCTGATCGCCACCCCGGTCGCGGCTGTCGCCTTGACCCTGACTGCCGCCGGCCACCAGGCCAGTGCCGCCCAGGCGCCGGCCACGGGCAGCGCGGCGCGGTCCGGCGACGCCGCCGCGACAGCGCCATGCCTGGCCGACGCCACGACGCTGGTCGGCGACCTCGACGGTGACCGCCGCCCCGACAGGATCGCGAACCCGGGGCACACCGGCACCAGGATGACGGTCCAATGGGGGGCCGCGGACGGCTCGTTCGGCAGCAAGCAGGCCGCCAGCAAGCTGCTCGGCGCGAAGACGGGGGAGGTCACGTCCGCAGCGGTCGCCGACTTCCAGAACGACGGCACCCTGGACATCGTCGTCAACCTCGTCACGCCGGCCGGCGGAGACGACCCCGCGACGGCTCGCGTCTCCGAATACCGCCAGGGCCCGCTCAAGCGCGCGAACCTGGGCTCCGCCCACTCCCGGCACTCCGACATCGGCGACATGGGCGAGGCCAAACAGCTCCGGATCGCCAACTACGGCGACGACGCCTACCCGGACCTCGCCATCCTCAACAACTCCGGTGACGGGTCGCTGGACCGGGACGTGCGTCTGTCGGGGCCGGGCACCGGCCCGGGGGACTTCGACTACGAGCTGGCGATGAAGTACGGCCAGCGCGGGACCCCCGCCGAGCCGCCGACCATGCCCACCGACGGGTGGAAGCACTTCTACAAGTCCTGCTCCTGA
- a CDS encoding ANTAR domain-containing protein — MGENVTNIPSAPPPDHQPPSQLFPSPEDETEQLRATAEQLREQVSELEIQARARPRIALAEGILVERYRLADEQAAFTLLRQASQRANIKLHQLASAVARTPGPAPGAKAWLSGRTRHPMPDLTALAAGTLNAANQGEVLGAALHRVLTVTGTDMGNVQLVEDGVLRMAKHAGLSRQFTDYFAFVDGNTSCARAAAASSQVTVKEVASSAGFDDETRRVILTAGSRACHSVPLVDDQDTVHGVISSHHSRPLIGFTQAQLQALHTTSRTLGTWIKWHQRTVLLDALEDLHQLALDSRQ; from the coding sequence ATGGGAGAGAACGTGACGAACATTCCGTCCGCGCCGCCGCCCGACCATCAGCCGCCGTCTCAGCTGTTCCCCTCCCCCGAGGACGAGACGGAACAGCTGAGGGCCACCGCCGAGCAGCTGCGCGAGCAGGTGTCCGAGCTGGAGATCCAGGCGCGTGCGCGCCCCAGGATCGCGCTGGCCGAGGGCATCCTGGTCGAGCGTTACCGTCTGGCGGACGAACAGGCGGCGTTCACGCTGCTGCGCCAGGCGTCGCAGCGGGCCAACATCAAGCTGCACCAGCTGGCCTCCGCGGTGGCCCGCACACCGGGACCGGCGCCGGGTGCCAAGGCGTGGCTCAGCGGACGGACACGGCATCCGATGCCCGACCTGACGGCACTCGCGGCCGGCACGCTCAACGCTGCCAACCAGGGCGAGGTCCTCGGCGCCGCCCTGCACCGGGTCCTGACCGTCACCGGCACGGACATGGGAAACGTGCAGCTGGTCGAGGACGGCGTCCTGCGCATGGCCAAACACGCGGGCCTGTCGCGGCAGTTCACCGACTACTTCGCGTTCGTCGACGGGAACACCTCGTGTGCTCGGGCCGCAGCCGCCAGCAGCCAGGTCACCGTCAAGGAGGTGGCCTCATCGGCCGGTTTCGACGACGAGACGCGCCGTGTGATCCTCACGGCCGGTAGCCGCGCCTGCCACAGCGTCCCGCTCGTCGACGACCAGGACACCGTTCACGGTGTCATCTCCTCCCATCACTCCCGCCCCCTGATCGGTTTCACCCAGGCACAGCTCCAGGCCCTGCACACCACGAGCCGCACCCTCGGCACCTGGATCAAGTGGCACCAGCGCACCGTCCTCCTCGACGCACTGGAAGACCTCCACCAACTCGCCCTCGACTCCCGCCAGTAG
- a CDS encoding NADPH-dependent F420 reductase translates to MRIGVLGTGNMADALATHWVRAGHEVTIGGRDTRNAERLAMRIGGGAKAAGLRAAAESGQEVVLAALPFGAGADVARQLRTSLEGKVLLDCSNPVGPGFGLLTEGGPSAARRLAAAAPGAHVVKAFNLCHEDVWRMRPPVFGGRPLAVPVCGDDESALARVRELVRDVGADPVAGGGLERAGLLEATAALFIALWVGEGADAQAIAPPLAHAAGDARRRTGASVS, encoded by the coding sequence ATGAGAATCGGCGTACTGGGGACGGGCAACATGGCCGACGCGCTCGCCACGCACTGGGTGCGGGCCGGGCACGAGGTGACCATCGGGGGACGGGACACGCGCAATGCGGAGCGGCTCGCGATGCGCATCGGGGGCGGCGCGAAGGCTGCCGGTCTGCGTGCGGCGGCCGAGTCAGGTCAGGAAGTGGTGCTGGCCGCGCTGCCCTTCGGGGCCGGGGCGGACGTGGCACGGCAACTGCGCACGTCCCTGGAGGGCAAGGTGCTTCTCGATTGCTCGAACCCGGTCGGGCCGGGCTTCGGGCTGCTGACGGAAGGAGGCCCTTCGGCCGCGCGGCGACTGGCCGCGGCGGCACCGGGAGCCCATGTGGTCAAGGCCTTCAACCTCTGCCACGAGGACGTGTGGCGCATGCGGCCGCCCGTCTTCGGCGGAAGGCCGCTGGCCGTGCCGGTCTGCGGGGACGACGAGTCGGCCCTCGCACGCGTACGAGAACTGGTTCGCGATGTGGGCGCCGACCCCGTCGCCGGTGGTGGCCTCGAACGCGCGGGGCTCCTGGAGGCGACCGCCGCGCTGTTCATCGCGCTGTGGGTCGGCGAGGGGGCGGATGCGCAAGCCATCGCCCCTCCGCTGGCCCACGCGGCCGGAGACGCCCGTCGGCGCACCGGCGCCTCTGTTTCCTGA
- a CDS encoding MerR family transcriptional regulator yields MRIGELGRRTGVNAHQLRYYEAQGLLEADRRANGYREYDENAVLRVKQIRHLLGAGLSSEDIAYLLPCAVGETPELPGCTELLDAMRSRLRRLDDQMARLAQSRGALANYIDAAEQMGSESYPPFDDAEREPVPA; encoded by the coding sequence ATGCGGATCGGGGAACTGGGCCGGCGGACGGGCGTCAACGCCCATCAGTTGCGCTACTACGAGGCCCAGGGCCTGCTGGAGGCAGACCGCAGGGCGAACGGGTACCGCGAGTACGACGAGAACGCCGTGCTGCGGGTGAAGCAGATCCGCCACCTGCTCGGCGCCGGTCTGTCCTCCGAGGACATCGCGTACCTGCTGCCCTGCGCGGTCGGAGAGACTCCGGAGCTGCCCGGGTGCACGGAGCTCCTCGACGCGATGCGGTCACGGCTGCGGCGGCTGGACGACCAGATGGCCAGGCTCGCCCAGTCCCGCGGCGCGCTCGCGAACTACATCGACGCGGCCGAGCAGATGGGCAGCGAGAGCTATCCCCCCTTCGACGATGCCGAACGGGAGCCCGTCCCCGCCTGA
- a CDS encoding MarR family winged helix-turn-helix transcriptional regulator, translated as MSSATEGATAGFLVWRLSMKWRVAVDRAVAPLGLTHAQYALMASLHGMSRSGLQPSQRRLADHTGLEPLYVSKLARALETAGLVARTRDPNDPRAMQLSLTEQGRDVTRRAIKVVQGLLDQLLEPLGGQDSARTRQFTRELTTLLDAPLNPHTENDEEQS; from the coding sequence GTGAGTTCAGCAACTGAGGGCGCCACAGCGGGATTTCTGGTCTGGCGCTTGTCGATGAAGTGGCGAGTGGCCGTCGACCGGGCGGTCGCACCGCTGGGCCTGACCCATGCCCAGTACGCGTTGATGGCATCGCTCCACGGCATGTCGCGCTCCGGGCTGCAGCCCAGTCAGCGTCGGCTCGCCGACCACACGGGGCTCGAACCGCTCTACGTCTCCAAGCTCGCCCGAGCCCTGGAGACCGCCGGACTCGTGGCCCGGACCCGGGACCCGAACGACCCGCGCGCCATGCAACTGTCCCTCACCGAGCAGGGACGCGACGTCACACGCCGTGCGATCAAGGTGGTCCAGGGCCTCCTCGACCAGTTGCTCGAACCGCTCGGAGGACAAGACAGCGCCCGTACAAGGCAGTTCACCCGCGAGCTGACCACCCTGCTCGATGCACCTCTCAATCCGCATACAGAGAACGACGAGGAGCAGTCATGA
- a CDS encoding TetR/AcrR family transcriptional regulator, whose product MPTAGQSGEVPAPSKRADAVRNQQKLLAAAAEVFVTSGVDAPIREIAAKAGVGMGTIYRHFPTRADLVVAVFRHQVEACAEAGPSLLASADSPLAALREWIDLFVDFLVTKHGLANTVQPDSSGFTALHTYFLDRLLPVAEELLDAAVGSGEIRPGTQPYELMRGIGNLCIGTDSDPRYDPRRLVALLLQGLQQQV is encoded by the coding sequence GTGCCCACTGCAGGCCAGTCCGGAGAGGTGCCGGCCCCCAGCAAACGGGCCGACGCGGTGCGCAATCAGCAGAAGCTGCTCGCCGCCGCCGCCGAGGTGTTCGTCACCTCCGGCGTCGATGCGCCGATCCGCGAGATCGCGGCCAAGGCGGGCGTCGGGATGGGGACGATCTACCGTCACTTCCCGACCCGGGCGGATCTCGTCGTCGCCGTCTTCCGCCACCAGGTCGAGGCGTGCGCCGAAGCCGGCCCGAGCCTGCTGGCCAGTGCCGACTCACCGCTCGCGGCGCTGCGTGAGTGGATCGACCTCTTCGTCGACTTCCTGGTCACCAAGCACGGTCTCGCCAACACGGTGCAACCGGACAGCAGCGGCTTCACCGCGCTCCACACCTACTTCCTCGACCGCTTGCTGCCCGTCGCCGAGGAGTTGCTCGACGCCGCGGTCGGCTCGGGCGAGATCAGGCCCGGTACGCAGCCCTATGAACTGATGCGCGGCATCGGCAACCTCTGCATCGGGACCGACAGCGACCCCCGCTACGACCCCCGTCGGCTGGTCGCGCTGCTGCTTCAGGGGCTCCAGCAACAGGTGTGA
- a CDS encoding helix-turn-helix transcriptional regulator, translated as MAAPISAPTTNRVRVTVTAPDPISREGVLSQLRRHPEVELEEDASPAAVALFIEDTLDEAALTRLRRAVRSEGARAVLVAGTVREHELLEVIECGVGAIVWRHEATAQRLVQAVLTTARGGGELPSDLLGQLIGQVGRLHRGGADLPGSFLSFTKREVDVVRLVADGFDTSEIAMKLSYSERTVKNVMHGLTTRLHLRNRAHVVAHALREGYI; from the coding sequence ATCGCCGCGCCGATCTCCGCACCGACGACGAACCGGGTTCGGGTCACCGTCACCGCCCCCGACCCGATCAGCCGCGAGGGAGTCCTCAGCCAGCTGCGCCGGCACCCCGAGGTCGAACTGGAAGAGGACGCCAGCCCGGCCGCCGTCGCCCTGTTCATCGAGGACACCCTCGACGAGGCCGCGCTCACCCGGCTCAGGCGCGCCGTGCGCAGCGAGGGCGCCCGCGCGGTGCTCGTCGCGGGCACGGTCCGCGAGCACGAGCTACTGGAGGTCATCGAGTGCGGTGTGGGAGCCATAGTCTGGCGCCACGAAGCAACCGCACAGCGCTTGGTCCAGGCGGTGCTGACCACCGCCAGGGGCGGCGGCGAACTGCCGTCGGACTTATTGGGCCAGCTCATCGGCCAGGTGGGGCGCCTGCACCGGGGCGGCGCCGATCTGCCGGGCTCTTTCCTCAGCTTCACCAAGCGCGAGGTGGACGTGGTGCGTCTTGTGGCGGATGGCTTCGACACCTCGGAGATCGCCATGAAGCTGTCGTACTCCGAACGGACCGTCAAGAACGTGATGCACGGCCTCACCACACGCCTGCACCTGCGCAACCGCGCGCACGTGGTGGCCCATGCCCTGCGTGAGGGCTACATCTGA